ATTTTTCTGATTCAGTTTCTTGAATACacaaaaatttccaaattgaatagagataaaaataaaaatcagaatGTGTATATTGAGTGACAGTAACATATCATAAAATGCGaacaaaaaaactatttttgtgagCATTGGTAGGAAGGATGATCCAAACAAATGGCATCAAATTTACTCTTTTCTAAGAAAACGTTTTGTAGCCCACTGTATGTGTAAGGCCGAAAGCGATGTTTGATTGCCAATAAATAAAccaataattatttgtttttttttatgaaaaaatttgaaaattaatctTAATACCTTTAGCCAAGTCGGCACATTGCTCTTATACCCCGTAGCAAGAATTATAGAGTCGAATTCTCGTTCTTGGCCATCACAAAATCTTGCACCATTCTTTGTAATCTCCTTCACTCCTTCCACTACCTAtatacgattaaattacgagttttaatgcgaACTTGGTGAAATAGTACAAGATggatagataaaaaagttacACCATTAGAACATTAGAGCTcgataatattaaaatattattagtgaaaaatgaaatagaagtGTAATGTGTACCTCAATTAGTCCGGATTTGATAAGAGAGAAGGCGCCGACGTCGAGCACGGGCGATTTTCCGGTGGCGTTTTTGAGCTCAAGAGGGCCGGTTTTGGGGCGGGGGAGGCCCAATTTCGCGGTGTTTCCCATGGCGAAATTCGCAACGAGGAGGAGAAACTTGTCCACCACCTTCAACGGCAGCCATTTCAGCAACACCATCGCCATTGAAAACGTCGAAACACCCAACATTTCCCTCGGCAATATATGgacctaataaaaaaattaattaaaaaaaaaaaaaaatgaattaaactaaaaagttGGTAGTAGAATAATTACTCACAGAATTCCTGACGACGACGGAGGGAGAAGCGCGGTGGCGGCAGAGATCCAAGCTCACTTCCATCCCGGAATTCCCACAGCCGACGACGAGCACTTTTTTCTCCGCAAACTCCGAGCCCGACCTGTACTCGCTCGTGTGAATCACGGGCCCTTTAAACCTCCCAAGCCCGTGAATCTCCGGAATCACGGGCTCGGCGTTTTCGCCAGTGGCCACGATGAGCCACCGCGAAACGTAAATTGAGTCCGTCGTCTGGACCTTCCAGAGGCCGGTGACGGAATCGAAGCGGGCGGAGAGCACGGTCTGCTTGAATTTGGGTCGAATTGAGAAATGGCGGGCGTAGTCGTCCATGTAGGAGAGGAATTGGTGCTTGGAGGGGTATTTGGGGAAGTAATTGGGGAAATTGAGGAATGGAAGCTGGCAGAATTG
The genomic region above belongs to Salvia hispanica cultivar TCC Black 2014 chromosome 3, UniMelb_Shisp_WGS_1.0, whole genome shotgun sequence and contains:
- the LOC125216721 gene encoding probable indole-3-pyruvate monooxygenase YUCCA4 isoform X2, whose amino-acid sequence is MDQLKCVFQHGPIIVGAGPSGLAAAACLHRSGVPSLLLERSDCIASLWHHRTYDRLKLHLPRQFCQLPFLNFPNYFPKYPSKHQFLSYMDDYARHFSIRPKFKQTVLSARFDSVTGLWKVQTTDSIYVSRWLIVATGENAEPVIPEIHGLGRFKGPVIHTSEYRSGSEFAEKKVLVVGCGNSGMEVSLDLCRHRASPSVVVRNSVHILPREMLGVSTFSMAMVLLKWLPLKVVDKFLLLVANFAMGNTAKLGLPRPKTGPLELKNATGKSPVLDVGAFSLIKSGLIEVHIMEGVKEITKNGARFCDGQEREFDSIILATGYKSNVPTWLKGEDFFTKDGMPKTPFPCSWKGENGLYAVGFTRRGLLGTSSDAVKVAKDIADQWKKINNSKYSAKELKLEILGKIRENLDREGTF
- the LOC125216721 gene encoding probable indole-3-pyruvate monooxygenase YUCCA4 isoform X1, whose product is MDQLKCVFQHGPIIVGAGPSGLAAAACLHRSGVPSLLLERSDCIASLWHHRTYDRLKLHLPRQFCQLPFLNFPNYFPKYPSKHQFLSYMDDYARHFSIRPKFKQTVLSARFDSVTGLWKVQTTDSIYVSRWLIVATGENAEPVIPEIHGLGRFKGPVIHTSEYRSGSEFAEKKVLVVGCGNSGMEVSLDLCRHRASPSVVVRNSVHILPREMLGVSTFSMAMVLLKWLPLKVVDKFLLLVANFAMGNTAKLGLPRPKTGPLELKNATGKSPVLDVGAFSLIKSGLIEVVEGVKEITKNGARFCDGQEREFDSIILATGYKSNVPTWLKGEDFFTKDGMPKTPFPCSWKGENGLYAVGFTRRGLLGTSSDAVKVAKDIADQWKKINNSKYSAKELKLEILGKIRENLDREGTF